One Solanum lycopersicum chromosome 4, SLM_r2.1 DNA window includes the following coding sequences:
- the LOC101267798 gene encoding alkane hydroxylase MAH1-like, producing the protein MDILGTVDPKNVHYIMSANFQNFQKGPGFKKIFDVLGDGIFNADFDLWKDQRKIAKTLITHHTFHKFLVKTSCDMVKNGLVPVLEFMAKEGIVFDLQDVFQRFTFDTTCILVTGFDPGSLSVDLNNIAFMKAMNDMGEVMVIRNLLPRCVWKLQKWLGIGPEKKLRDAREVIDRVIGKYITMKRDELRAKGKKLNKNEEEEGVDLLASYIANDDGETKTGLMFDDKFLRDTILNFMIAGRDTTSSGLTWFIWLVVTHPEIEKKIREELKSIISLGEEGEKPRLFKGGEFKNAIYLHAALCESLRLYPPVPFQLKTPQEPDVLPSGHRVHPKMRVMVILYAMGRMESVWGKDALEFKPERWISERGTVKHEPSYKFFSFNAGPRVCLGKEVAFTQMKAVAASIIHNYHVEMVKGHEVCPNVSIILYMKNGFKVRIRNR; encoded by the coding sequence ATGGACATTTTAGGGACAGTAGATCCTAAAAATGTACATTATATTATGAGtgcaaattttcagaattttcaAAAAGGGCCAGGATTTAAGAAGATTTTTGATGTTTTAGGTGATGGAATTTTCAATGCTGACTTTGATTTGTGGAAGGATCAAAGGAAAATTGCTAAAACATTGATCACGCATCATACATTTCACAAATTTTTAGTGAAAACTAGTTGTGACATGGTGAAAAATGGACTTGTCCCGGTCCTCGAATTCATGGCTAAAGAAGGTATAGTTTTCGACTTACAAGATGTTTTTCAAAGATTCACGTTTGATACGACTTGTATATTAGTGACAGGGTTCGATCCTGGCTCCCTCTCTGTCGATCTTAACAACATTGCTTTCATGAAAGCAATGAATGACATGGGAGAGGTCATGGTCATACGTAATTTGTTGCCACGATGTGTTTGGAAGTTGCAAAAATGGCTTGGAATTGGGCCTGAAAAGAAATTACGCGATGCTAGGGAAGTCATTGACCGAGTTATAGGTAAGTATATAACAATGAAACGCGATGAATTGAGAgctaaaggaaaaaaattgaacaaaaatgaAGAGGAGGAGGGTGTTGATTTATTAGCATCATACATAGCTAATGATGATGGAGAAACAAAAACAGGGCTAATGTTTGATGacaaattcttgagggatacCATATTGAACTTTATGATCGCGGGGCGTGACACAACTAGCTCAGGGCTTACATGGTTCATCTGGCTAGTTGTGACACACCCCGAGATTGAGAAGAAAATAAGGGAAGAACTCAAGTCAATCATCTCATTGGGAGAAGAAGGCGAAAAACCAAGACTTTTTAAGGGGGGCGAATTCAAAAATGCAATATATTTGCACGCGGCATTGTGTGAATCATTAAGGCTATATCCCCCCGTTCCGTTTCAACTAAAGACTCCACAAGAACCCGATGTTCTCCCGAGTGGACACCGTGTACATCCCAAGATGAGAGTGATGGTTATCTTGTACGCGATGGGGAGGATGGAATCGGTATGGGGAAAAGATGCATTGGAGTTCAAGCCAGAGAGATGGATTTCGGAACGAGGAACGGTGAAACATGAGCCATCTTACAAGTTCTTTTCTTTCAATGCAGGGCCAAGGGTTTGTTTAGGGAAAGAAGTGGCTTTCACACAAATGAAAGCTGTGGCTGCTTCTATTATCCATAATTATCATGTTGAAATGGTGAAAGGCCATGAGGTTTGTCCTAATGTATCTATTATCCTCTACATGAAAAATGGATTTAAAGTTAGGATTAGGAATAGGTGA